One window of the Bacteroidales bacterium genome contains the following:
- a CDS encoding glycoside hydrolase family 13 protein, with amino-acid sequence MKKVLFTLTFLLAKTIVFTQTIERIEPNSWWVGMKYNTITLLVYGNKISDLQPAISYPNVQLIKTDTVENKNYLFITLKINASAIPGIAKITFNKKGKVLITKDFQILQREKNSEKRESYTQKDAIYLIVPDRFANGDKTNDNVPSLLENSSDRKGEGKRHGGDIQGIINNLGYIQSLGLTQIWCTPLIENNEPEYSYHGYAATDFYKIDPRFGTNELFRQLVQEAKKKGIGLIWDVVLNHCGTEYYFIKDLPSKNWVNFPDKYRRSNFLKTTLTDTYATEIDKKEYTDGWFDSCMADLNQRNPFLAKFLIQNTIWWIEYAGLSGLREDTYSYADKDFLSQWAKTILEEYPKFNIVGEEMTRIVSQVAYWQKGKQNFDGYTSYLPTLMDFLLNDNVVSSLTRSNDWFSAWRDIYQCVAQDYQFPNPENQLIFPDNHDLDRFYTRLNKKFDHWKLGIAIYMTMRGIPQFCYGTEVLMTNDKLGNDGLRRGDFYGGWDGDTKNAITGIGLTEEEKCAKEYFSKLLSWRKTNSAITNGKFIHYAPQQNDVYVYFRYNDKQKVMIILNKNSENVTLDIKRYSQMISSKFKAKEIICDKEFIVEDSLIIPSKTAMILEIK; translated from the coding sequence ATGAAAAAGGTATTATTTACTTTAACATTTTTACTGGCAAAAACTATAGTTTTTACTCAAACCATTGAACGCATTGAACCCAATAGCTGGTGGGTTGGAATGAAGTATAACACCATAACATTGTTGGTTTATGGGAATAAAATTTCTGATTTGCAACCAGCAATTTCTTATCCCAACGTTCAATTGATAAAAACTGATACCGTTGAAAACAAAAATTACCTTTTTATCACGCTTAAAATAAATGCTTCTGCAATACCCGGTATTGCTAAAATAACTTTCAATAAAAAGGGTAAGGTTTTAATAACAAAGGACTTTCAAATCTTACAGCGTGAAAAAAACAGCGAAAAAAGAGAAAGCTATACACAAAAGGATGCAATCTATCTTATTGTACCAGATAGATTTGCTAATGGCGACAAGACAAACGACAATGTTCCTTCACTTCTAGAAAATTCTTCGGATAGAAAAGGTGAAGGCAAAAGGCATGGTGGGGATATTCAAGGAATTATAAACAACTTAGGCTATATTCAATCTTTAGGTCTCACTCAAATTTGGTGTACGCCTTTGATTGAAAATAATGAGCCCGAATACTCATACCATGGATATGCAGCTACGGATTTTTATAAAATTGACCCGCGATTTGGCACAAATGAACTCTTTAGACAATTGGTCCAAGAAGCTAAAAAGAAAGGCATAGGGTTGATTTGGGATGTTGTTTTAAACCATTGTGGAACTGAATACTATTTTATAAAAGATTTACCATCAAAAAATTGGGTTAATTTTCCCGACAAGTATAGGCGTTCTAACTTCTTAAAAACAACATTAACTGATACCTATGCCACAGAAATTGACAAAAAGGAATATACCGATGGTTGGTTCGATAGTTGTATGGCCGATTTAAACCAGCGAAATCCTTTTCTGGCTAAATTTTTAATTCAGAATACTATTTGGTGGATAGAGTATGCAGGCCTCTCGGGTTTAAGGGAGGACACCTATTCTTACGCCGATAAAGACTTTTTATCGCAATGGGCAAAAACTATTCTTGAGGAATACCCCAAATTTAATATAGTAGGCGAAGAAATGACAAGGATTGTATCGCAAGTAGCTTATTGGCAAAAAGGTAAGCAAAACTTTGATGGCTATACATCCTATTTACCCACCCTAATGGATTTTTTGTTAAATGATAATGTTGTTTCTAGCTTAACCAGATCAAATGATTGGTTTTCGGCATGGAGAGATATATACCAGTGTGTTGCACAAGATTATCAATTCCCTAATCCAGAAAATCAGTTAATATTTCCAGATAACCACGATTTGGATAGATTTTATACAAGGTTGAATAAAAAATTTGACCATTGGAAACTTGGTATTGCTATATATATGACCATGCGGGGCATTCCTCAATTTTGTTATGGTACAGAAGTTTTGATGACCAATGATAAATTAGGAAATGATGGACTTCGTAGAGGCGACTTTTATGGAGGATGGGATGGAGACACCAAAAATGCTATAACAGGTATTGGCCTTACGGAAGAAGAAAAATGTGCAAAAGAGTATTTCTCTAAATTACTTTCTTGGCGAAAAACAAATTCCGCTATCACAAATGGCAAATTTATTCATTACGCCCCTCAACAAAATGATGTTTATGTATACTTTAGGTATAATGATAAACAAAAAGTAATGATCATTCTAAATAAAAACAGCGAAAATGTTACACTTGATATTAAAAGGTACTCTCAAATGATATCAAGCAAATTCAAAGCAAAAGAGATAATTTGCGATAAAGAATTTATTGTGGAAGACTCTTTAATAATTCCATCTAAAACTGCAATGATATTGGAAATAAAATAA